From the Terriglobales bacterium genome, the window TGATATCACAAACGGTCCTATCAGTTATGCCGGCAATTCGGGCGATGTCAGGCTGCGCGCCGAGAATGGCCCCATTGCCGTGAAGCTGGCCGGCACTTCCTGGAATGGGAAGGGGCTGGACGCCGCATCAACTAACGGTCCGCTGGCTCTCAAGGTGCCAAACAACTATATGTCCGGAGTGCTGGTCCAGACCCGAGGCTACTCGCCATTTCACTGCTCCGGCTGTGAATCGGCACGCAAGGATTTCGATGATGACAACAAGAGTGTCCAATTCGGAACTGGCCCCACGGTAGTCAGGCTTTCCACGGTGAACGGGCCAGTGTCGATCAATGAGAATGATCGCGATATGGAATAGCACGTCACGAGAGATACCTAGATAAACGTTTTCGCCGGGTCGGCTTTCTGTGCGTTTAAGATGTTTTCCCGTGAAACGCAATCGTCTGACTCGGCGACGCTTTCTTGAACTGGGGGCACTTTCGGTCGGAGCTGTTGGACTCCGCTCTCCTGCCTTATCAGCAGCCGCACAGGAAGGGATCTCGCTCATCTCTGATCCTGACGATCCAATTGCCGCGAGTCAGCCAGTGGCATGGGCTCGGCAGGAGTTAACCGCAGCCGTTTCCCAGGCCGGAACTTCCGTCCGGCAGTTTTCCTCCTTCGCTCAAGCGCCGCAATCGGACCACATCGTGGTTGCTGCAGGAGTTCGCTCTGCCCTTGTCGGAGAAGCCTTGAAGGAGGTAGGTGTGACTCCACCGACTGCGCCGGAATCTCTCGCTGTCGTGCAAGCGAAATATAAAGACCGCCCCATTCTGCTCGTCAGCGGAGCCGACGCGCGCGGAGTTATGTACGCGCTGCTCGAACTCGCTGACCGAATTCGACACGGCGAGAATCCAATCGGTGTTATTGCCGATCAGAAGACGCTCATAGAACAGCCCTTCAATGAGGTCCGCAGCATTGGGCGTCTGTTCGTTAGCGATGTGCAGGACAAACCCTGGTTCAACGATCGCGAAATGTGGCCGGCGTACTTTTCAATGCTGGCAACTCAGCGCATTAATCGCTTTAGTCTCAATCTGGGAATCGGCTTTGATTTTCTGCAGTATGTTACGGACTCGTATTTCCTCTTTGCTTATCCGTTTCTTCTACAAGTTCCCGGTTATGAAGTGCGTGCTGTGAATCTGCCCGACTCTGAGCGCGATCACAATCTCGAAATGCTGCAGTTCATCTCGCGCCAAGCGGTAGCTCACGGAATTGACTTTCAACTCGGCATCTGGACGCATGGCTACCAGTGGGCCGACACGCCGCAGTCCAACTACACCATTTCGGGACTTACTCCAGATAATCACGCTGCCTATTCCCGCGACGCGCTCGCCGCTTTGCTGAAGGCATGCCCTGATATCAGCGGCGTCACGCTCCGAACTCACGGCGAGAGCGGCGTGCGAGAAGGCAGCTATGACTTCTGGCGAACGGTATTCGACGGAGTTCCCAAATCAGGACGCCGCGTCGAGATCGATCTCCATCCTAAAGGCCTCGATCAGAAGATGATCGATTCGGCGCTGGCCACAGGCATGCCGGTTAGGCTCTCGCCAAAGTACTGGGCCGAGCACATGGGGCTGCCTTACCAGCAGACCGCGATTCGCGAATTGGAAATGCCACGGGAGGCGCCCAAGGATGGCACGTTCTTCGCGCTCAGCACAGGCTCGCGAATTTTCACGCGTTATGGCTACGCTGATTTCCTGCGCGAGGACCGCCCTTATAGCTTGATCTACCGCATCTGGCCGGGCACCCACCGGTTTTTGTTGTGGGGTGATCCGGTTTCGACGGCAGCGCACGCCCAAGCGTTCCAATTCTGCGGCAGCAATGGAGTGGAACTGTATGAGCCGTTGTCGTTCAAAGGCCGGCGCGGCTCCGGCCTGCCGGGAAGCCGCTGTGCTTATGCTGAAGCCTCGCTTAATCCAGACCGAGATTGGCAAAAGTATCTTTATACCTATCGTGTCTGGGGACGAATGCTTTACAACCCCAACGCCGATCCCGACGTTTGGCGCCGCGAGTTGCGAAAAGATTTCTCAGAGCGTGCCACGGCCGTCGAAGGTGCTTTGGGCGCCGCCACTCGTATCATTCCACTCATCACGACTGCGCATCTGCCGTCAGCCGCAAACGATACGTACGGTCCGGAGTTCTACACCAACCAATCGATCGTCGACGCGAACAAGTACTCTCCCTACGGAGATACTCCTGCTCCGAAAGTATTCGGCAACGTCAGCCCGCTCGATCCAGAACTGTTCGCGCGCACGAACGACTTCGCAGCCGAGCTTCTCAAAGGAGAGCATGGAGCGAAGTACAGTCCGATCGAAGTCGCGCAGTGGCTTGAGGATCTAGCCGCCCTCGCCGCGACACATCTGGCTGAAGCGGAGAAGGGAAGCGCTCGAAACACGCCGGAGCTCCGCCGGCTCTCGGCAGACGTGAAAATCCAAATTGGGATTGGAACATTCTTCGCCGCCAAACTCCGCGCGGCTACGCTGTACGCGATCTACGAGCAATCGGGCAGTCGCACTGCGCTGGAACACGCGGTGAGGATGTACAGCCAGGCGCGTGATACATGGAAAGGTTTCACCAATGACGCGACGGGGGTCTATGTGAAGGACATCACCTACGGTCCTCGCCCATATCAGCGCGGCCACTGGAGTGATCGTCTCGCCGCAATCGAAGAGGATGTTGTGGAAATGGCCAAGCGGCTCGAAGGAGCGTCGTCAACGACCAACAGTTCGGAGAACGTGAGCGCAGCCGTTGCCGAGGCACTTGGCCGGCCGCGCAGGGACGTAATTCAGTGCAACCACGTTCCTCCGCCGAACTTTGTCCCGAGACAGGAGCTGCCGATCGTCGTCACGATCGCACAGTCGCAGGTTCCCATTTCGGTCTTACTGCGCTACCGACATGTGAATCAGGCGGAGCGTTATCAGTCGCTCGAAATGCGGCTCAATGGTGAGAATCGCGAGGCGGCAATTCCAGCGAGCTATACAGACTCAGTGTTTCCAATTCAGTACTACTTTGAGTTAAGAACAAACCAGAGATCGTGGCTCTATCCGGGGCTCGGCATGCAGCTCAACAATCAGCCCTATTTCGTAGTGCGTTCCGGAAAGCTGCGGTCGAGCTAAGAGTAGTGCTGTGCTGGAGCCTGTCTACCACCCTGGAAGCAGCGTGAACTGCCACACGTGATCCTGCAGCGGACGATTGTGCGGCCGGGCGTAGCTGACCTCACCAACAGCAAAGCCAAGGATATTGAAGCGCAGGAATCCGCCAATGCTACTCACCGTTTTCGTTGGACCACCAGTGAAGCCCAGATCTTGCAGTTTGCCCCAGGCAACACCCGCGTCGTAGAACGGACCAATCTCCACCGGCGGTACTCCCGTTGTGTGTGGGATCAACCCCAAAGGACCGAGGAGTTCCGTCCGCAGCTCCGCGTTGGCTACGGCGATGCGGCTGCCTATGAGTTGATCGAACACAGGACAGTCCCCGGTTTGACTGAAGCTGGCGCCGCATTCGTTTGGCGAGATGGAATTGATGTTGTAGCCGCGCACGAACTCCGGATAACCAAGATAAAGAGGCTGCAGGCGCTGGTCCTCGGAATCGCCGCCGTAACGGCCGTAATGCAGCACCCGTCCGGCCAGAGATACTGAACGCGCCAGATGAAAGTAGCGGCGGTAGTCGAGCAGGAGATTGGAGAAGTTCAATGTGCCGCCGTTCACACCAGCCTGGAAGCGATAGCGCTGTCCAGCGATAGGACTCACGCCGGCGAATATCGACGTGTCATAGACTAGCGCCGCTGAGGTCGTGCCCTCGTTCAGTGCTCCCAAAGTGGGAATATCCTGCGTCTGACGAGCCAGCAAATTCCCAAACACGTCAAACACTTCAGTATCCGCCTGGGCTGCAAAGCCGATGTTCTCGTATCCGCCGCTGAACTCCAGCCGCTGCGCGCGGTTGAACGGATACTGCAGGTAGGCCGTTGCGGGCCGATTCTCCTGCCATGTAGTAATGACCTGCTGAAAAAAGATGGGAGTTCCGTCAGATGCAACTCCCTGCGCGACGCCAGCACTGCCACTGACGTACGGAACCTGTCCGCCGGTGAGTCCCCAGGTGAAACGATGGCGATTGTTTTCGTAGTTCACCAATCCGGTGAGATTGCGCACGAAGTTCTGCGTGCCGTTGTCGGTGATGGCTTCGCCGACGACGTTTACCTGGTGATAGTTCAGCATGTCGCTGAAATGAAGCTGTGTGCCGCCGCCAAAGCTGGTTCCGAAGGTGCTTTGACCGGCGAAAAAGCTGGGCGGCGCCACGTAGTCAAGACTGAGATGTGAATGGTAAGGCACGCTGCGGAAGTTCGCCGAGGCGACGAGACCTGTGCCTGCATCGCGCAGATACGCCTCGACATTGCTCTGCCGGCGCGCGTGAGGCGGCAGCAGCGCCGGAAGCAGGTCCGCGACTGCCTTTATTTCTCTCGTTGAAGGAGACTGCGGCGAATCGATGCGTTCGATGTGGAAGTCGCCTTTCACGAAGGCGCTGTACACAAGCGTGCCCGACTTTGCCGCGACCGTGAACGCGGGGCTCGTTCCAGTCACTCCGCTTACGCCGGTCTGGACATTTGTGACCTGCGCCGCCTCGCCTCCCGAAACGGGAACACGATAGAGGTTGGCGATCCCATTCGCGTTCGAGAGGAAGTAGACAGACGATCCATCGGGCGACCACTGCGGATTCATGCTGTCGCCGGTCTGCAATGTGGGAAGCTCGCGGATGTTCCCAGAGGCTACATCGAGCAGCGCGAGTCGATAGCGGCCCATGGCGAGATCGTCGAGTTGACTGGTGAAGCGATCGGTCGCGAAAGCAATCGTCCGACCGTCCGGCGACCACGCCGGCTGAAGATCGGCGTAAGCATCCTTCGTCAGTTGCTTCACCGCTCCAGTTTTCACATCAACCGTGAAAAGATCCGCGAGTCCCCCGACATTGGCTGAGATCGCAATCTGGCTGCCGTCGGGCGACCACGTCGGGTTCAGCACCTCGCCCAAGTGCGTGAAGGGAATGTGCCGCGTGATCTTGCCTTTCTGCACGTCGTAGATGGACAACTCGGCTTTACCGCCGGTGACGTTCGCGAATGCAAACTGGCGCCCATCGGAGTTCCATGCGCCTGCGGAGTTCACGAACTCAAGATTCACAAAGTGGGGGCTGATCGCAGTCGAGGTGATCTTGCGAAGTACGCTTCCCGTTTCGGCATCGGCTTCGTAGAGATCGATGGAGAAGAGCCCCTTCGCCGAAAAGAACATCAACTGCTTGCCGTCAGGACTGATCGCCGGACTTACGTTATAGGGGCCTCCGTGCTTCTTCGGAGAGATAAGCAGTCGTCCTTCTTCATCCGCGGGAGTCGTAGCTGCGAGGATCGGCCGCTCGGCATCGATCATTGCCGATTTCCATTGCTCAGAAAGCGCATCTTCGCCTTCATGCGCGACGGCTGCGATGGCAGCCTTTGCTCCACCGCGACTGGCAGCTCGCAGCATTTCCCCGACGGCGCGATCGCCGTACTTGCCGCCGACAAAAGCCCAGAATGCCTGGCCCCAGCGGTAGGGAAAATACTTGGGATTGTCGAGGTCCTTAATACGTGGAATTTTGTTTTCCTGCACTGCGTCGCGCAGCCACATCGCCGTGTTGGGGTCGACCGGACCAATCGACAGATACTCGGCCATGCCCTCAATAAACCAAAGCGGCAGGTTGGAAGCGGCAGGCATTTGCCCAAAAAGGGAAGAGCCTCTCTTCGTGATGTCGTACTGAAAAGCATGAACCAGTTCATGGCCGAGGACGTGATCGGTGTCGGAGAGAGGCCCGGCAAGAGGCATAACAACGCGTCGTCGCAGCGGCTCCGTTACGCCGCCAACGGACTCGCCGAGCATCTCAGGAATGACGGTCGTTCCTGAGAAGTCGGCATGATTCGCGTATACGATGACCGGCTGGCGCGATGAGAGCTGATGCCCAAGAATTCCCGACAGCCGCGTGTACCAGCGCTCGGCCATGCGTCCAACTTCGTCGATCGCAGGCTTTTCCTGATCGTAGTAATAGATGTCGAAGTGCTGCGTCTTCAGAACTTTGAAATCCAAGGTTCGATATCGAACCTGGTTTTGTCCGAAATACTCCTGTGCAATTAGAGATGGGCTGATTAGAAAAAGTACGGCCAGAAGAAGTCGGGCAAGCCACTCACGATCCATCTCATCCCCCGGGAACCTACTGCGAGTGCTAGAAGGGATGTGCTCGCAAAGAGCAATGTTGCACAGTTCTCAAGTGACAGTTTGTGCCATTTCGTTGCTGTTCACGCCATTCAGGACGTGAGCTGGACTGGCGCTCGCGCGTACTCATGAACCGCAGCCACAAGAATTTCGAATGGTCAATTCCGTAGGCAGCTTGATTCGGACCGACGTGCGGGGATTCTCTTTCTGGTCAAAGAGGAGTTCGGCCGAGCGTCGACCCAATAATGCGACTGGCTGTTTCACGACCGTCAAGCTCGGCGAGAATGCAGATGCGAGATCAAAGTCATCGAAGCAAGCTAAGGCAACATCTTTGGGAATTTGTAAGTTCTCTTCGCCTAGCAGGTGGAGGAGTCGGACCGTAGCCACGGAGTTAAGCGTAAAGATCGCTTCAGCTCCGTTCTTTCCCGATAAGAATCTATGCAGGGCAGGGTGCTCAATATCTTGCTCGATGCCCGCGATGAGTTCCATTCGCGCGCACCCAGCACGATCCACCGCTTCTCGATACCCGAGCAGACGCCGCGAGATCGTGTGAAGATGAGCCTTGGCTCCCACTGCAAGAATTCTTTTGTAGCCATGACCGAGGAGATGCTCGACCGCTAGGCGGGCACCCTCGCGGTTAGTGACCGCCACCGCGGGTATTTCCCTATTCGGAATCGGCTGATCGAAGGCGATGACCGGCAGGTTGTGTGTGTTGAGATTTGCCAGATATGCGCTGCGTTGATCCGCCGGCATAACGATCAGACCCTCGATCTGCCGGCGCAGCAAAATCTCAATCTGCGCCTGTTCCGTTTGCGGAGAACCATCCGAGCATGTCAATACGACTGTGTAGTTCCTTTCCCGCGCAACCTGCATGACGGCGTGAATGGCCGCGGCCGTGAACGGGTCGGAGATGTCGGGAACAATCATTCCGATAATGGACGAAGCGCGCGTCTTGAGGCCGCGCGCCAGCAGGTTCGGGTGGTAACCCAGACGGTCCATCACCGCGCGCACGCGCTCGGCAGTGACGTCACTCACATCGGGTTCGTTATTGAGGACGCGAGAGGCCGTCTTCAGGGATACTCCGGCGTATTTCGCGACGTCGACGAGTGTCGCCTTTCCATTCCTGCCATTCTGCAAATGCAATGCGATCTCCGGGAGCGAATGCTTCATCTTCCGACAACGTTGTCAAAGACACAAGCAAAAACCTTACTGTCGCATACAGCTTTTGTCGTAGGCGTTGATTTTCCGCAAGAAAATGCCGGAAATCGGGTTGACTATTGCGATTGGACCGTACTAACATCCGTCGCCTGCTGACCGACAACGTTGTCGGAGCAATATGAAGGCGGCCCCAAAACTCAGGAGAACGATTCAGGGCTGCCTTGCCCAAGGAGTTCTTCGATGAAAGCCCTTCGCCGTGCCTGCCTCCGCTTTTGCCCTCAGTTGCTTACCAGATTTCTCATTCACCGTTGTGCCGAGCTTGCAAGCGCTCTAAGCATGACGTTGATACTGGGCGGTCTCCTGATCGCTCAGGTGGCGCCCACAACCAGGCTTTCCGGCGAGGTAATGGACAGCTCCGGCGCATATGTCCCCGGCGCACAGGTCGATTTAATTATGTCGGGCACGCAAGCCGTGAGGCATGCTTCCACGAATGGCGAAGGCCGCTTCATCTTTGATCTCGTGCCTCCGGGCAGCTATGAGTTGAACGTTTCCGCAAACGGCTTCGCCACATTTCATCAGAGCGGCATTCAACTCGATGTAAACGTGCCGGCGGATCTAAAAGTGAAGCTGACGGTGCGCGGCGCGGTGCAGCAGGTAAATGTGATCGAGAACGCTCCCATGATCGACGCCGAATCGGGAACACTGCGCCAGGTGGTGAACGAGCGGTACATTCACGAGATGCCGCTGGAGGGCAGAAATGCGGCGGCGCTCGTATTCATGGCTCCGGGAACGGTGACCGGCAAGGGCACGGATAGAGCGGGCTATGCGAGCACCAGTGACACCATTGCAGTGTCGGTGAACGGCACATATGGCAATCAGGTGGCCTACAAGCTCGACGGCGCCACGCATGAAGACAACATCACGAACCTGAACGCGGCCTTTCCCAATCCGGACGCCTTGGCCGAGTTCAGCGTCGAAACCAATAACTTCGACGCGCGCTACGGCGGCTCCGGCGGCGCAGTGGTAAACATCGTTACCAAATCGGGAACAAACTCTCTTCACGGATCCCTCTTCGAGTACCTTCGCAATGGCGCCCTGAACGCGACTAATTATTTCGCATCACAGAAAGACGCTCTGAAGCGTAACCAGTTCGGCGGTTCAATCGGCGGCCCGATCATTCATGACAAGCTTTTCTACTTCGGTTCCTACCAGGGCACGACTATCGCCAGTACGTCCAACGCGAACACCGCATTTGTTCCTACCGACGCCGAGCGACGCGGGGATTTTTCTGCCATCAAGAAACAACTCGTGGATCCGTTCACAAAGACCCCATTTGCCGGCAATCAGGTGCCGGTATCGAGTTTCGCGAGTGCGCTATTCAGCAAAGTTCCGACCTCAGCTGATCCGACAGGAAAGCTTCTCTACGCAGTTCCAACAGAGACTCGCAATCACCAGGGCTTGGCAAAGCTGGACTACAACG encodes:
- a CDS encoding LacI family DNA-binding transcriptional regulator; translation: MKHSLPEIALHLQNGRNGKATLVDVAKYAGVSLKTASRVLNNEPDVSDVTAERVRAVMDRLGYHPNLLARGLKTRASSIIGMIVPDISDPFTAAAIHAVMQVARERNYTVVLTCSDGSPQTEQAQIEILLRRQIEGLIVMPADQRSAYLANLNTHNLPVIAFDQPIPNREIPAVAVTNREGARLAVEHLLGHGYKRILAVGAKAHLHTISRRLLGYREAVDRAGCARMELIAGIEQDIEHPALHRFLSGKNGAEAIFTLNSVATVRLLHLLGEENLQIPKDVALACFDDFDLASAFSPSLTVVKQPVALLGRRSAELLFDQKENPRTSVRIKLPTELTIRNSCGCGS